From a single Deltaproteobacteria bacterium genomic region:
- a CDS encoding 4a-hydroxytetrahydrobiopterin dehydratase — translation GGVPPLGAEPLAELLRQLEPGWESVRDHHLRKMYKLRDFKSALPFVDRIGAMAEEQGHHPDLQLAWGKVVVEIWTHKIDGLTESDFVFAAKCDRLIAA, via the coding sequence GGAGGCGTGCCGCCGCTCGGTGCCGAGCCGCTCGCGGAGCTGCTCCGCCAGCTCGAGCCGGGTTGGGAGTCCGTGCGCGACCATCACCTGCGCAAGATGTACAAGCTGAGGGACTTCAAGAGCGCGCTGCCCTTCGTCGACCGCATCGGCGCCATGGCCGAGGAGCAGGGCCACCACCCGGACTTGCAGCTCGCCTGGGGGAAGGTGGTGGTGGAGATCTGGACGCACAAGATCGACGGCCTGACCGAGAGCGACTTCGTCTTCGCC